One window from the genome of Cryptomeria japonica chromosome 6, Sugi_1.0, whole genome shotgun sequence encodes:
- the LOC131876726 gene encoding anthocyanidin-3-O-glucoside rhamnosyltransferase-like, with protein sequence MIKGARHREVRILDARMGEETQLRIVMLPWLAQGHINPFINLSKALASHGDVKVWIVSTPVNISRIRSRLQKEPIHLLELPLTSVDGPPPGVECTADIKAESAHLLHRAFDQLDKPFESLLRRLSPNLLVYDIVGPWAATVASLLDIPSFAFSVYSPAAFAYFVGHCKAAESSRDVKAEDLTQPPTDYPLPIISWRLFEARLVLGNFIAFADRVWACCQQSCGIVIKSCFEEEDKYLKYLSHITGKPVISAGPLVIAGGATEDKSGNYVVEWLDKQRPSSVVFVAFGSESFLSAEQIWELAVALEDIGLPFLWSLRSSDGTSSALSLLPDGFVRGLVYGGWVPQVSIVSHPSVGSYVTHGGWSSVMEALLYSGLPLVLIPLRHDQGLNCRQIALELNAGIEVERNEEGCFSREDVCKAVLMVMGKGEKGKKIRSRVRELRGASTENVNRRIWES encoded by the coding sequence ATGATTAAGGGAGCACGCCATAGAGAAGTGCGAATCCTGGATGCAAGAATGGGAGAAGAGACACAACTTCGCATAGTTATGCTGCCGTGGTTGGCACAAGGTCATATTAATCCTTTCATAAATCTTTCCAAGGCCTTGGCAAGCCATGGGGACGTAAAAGTCTGGATCGTATCAACCCCTGTCAATATATCCCGAATCAGATCTCGCTTGCAGAAGGAACCCATCCACCTGTTGGAGTTGCCATTGACCTCTGTCGACGGACCCCCCCCTGGCGTCGAATGCACAGCAGACATTAAAGCAGAATCAGCCCATCTCCTTCACAGGGCATTCGATCAACTGGACAAGCCGTTTGAGAGTCTTTTGCGGCGCCTTTCGCCAAATTTATTGGTGTACGACATCGTAGGGCCATGGGCTGCGACGGTGGCCTCCCTCCTGGACATACCGAGCTTTGCGTTCTCCGTCTACAGTCCGGCGGCATTCGCTTATTTTGTCGGCCATTGCAAGGCAGCAGAGAGTAGCAGGGACGTGAAGGCGGAAGATTTGACCCAACCTCCGACAGATTATCCGCTGCCTATCATCTCGTGGAGACTGTTCGAAGCGCGCCTCGTCTTGGGCAACTTCATTGCATTCGCCGACCGTGTGTGGGCGTGTTGCCAGCAGTCGTGTGGAATAGTGATAAAGTCGTGCTTTGAAGAGGAGGACAAGTATCTGAAATACCTAAGCCATATTACTGGAAAGCCAGTGATTTCCGCTGGTCCGTTAGTGATTGCCGGTGGGGCAACGGAGGATAAGTCTGGAAATTACGTGGTAGAGTGGCTTGATAAGCAACGGCCCTCGTCGGTGGTGTTTGTAGCCTTCGGAAGCGAGTCGTTTCTGTCGGCGGAGCAGATATGGGAATTGGCGGTGGCACTGGAGGACATCGGGCTGCCATTTCTCTGGTCGTTGCGATCTTCTGACGGGACGTCCTCCGCGTTGTCGTTGTTGCCCGATGGTTTTGTCCGGGGGCTAGTGTATGGCGGGTGGGTGCCTCAGGTGAGTATCGTTTCCCATCCTTCTGTGGGCAGCTATGTGACCCACGGCGGGTGGAGCTCGGTGATGGAAGCATTGCTCTACTCCGGGTTACCGCTGGTGTTGATTCCGTTGCGGCATGACCAGGGGCTCAACTGTCGACAGATTGCGCTCGAATTAAATGCGGGAATTGAAGTGGAGAGGAACGAGGAGGGGTGTTTTAGCAGGGAGGACGTGTGTAAGGCAGTTTTGATGGTGATGGGTAAAGGAGAGAAAGGGAAGAAGATTCGATCGAGGGTGAGAGAACTACGTGGCGCCTCAACAGAGAACGTCAACAGGCGTATATGGGAGAGTTAG
- the LOC131876727 gene encoding anthocyanidin-3-O-glucoside rhamnosyltransferase-like, which yields MTMIHYKLDSFPNAMYGRRDATSGSDAAVVSTRARLQDEPIHLLELQLPSVDGLPPGVECTVDIKPESAHLLHSASNQLDKPFESLLRRLSPNLLVYDFIAPWAATVASQVKIPSFAFSVYSPAAFAYLLDHCKRAGSIRDLKAEDLMPPPSGYPQPIISWRLLEARLVLSNFIALADRVWACCQRSCGIVIKSCFEEEDKYLQYLNHLTGKPVISIGPLMMPEASAAREDTSGDYQVQWLDKQRPSSVLFVSFGIESFLSAEQISELALALEDIGLPFLWSLRSSDGTSSALSLLPEGFEVRTRDRGLVVGGWVPQVSIVSHRSVGSYVIQGGWSSVMESWLYSGLPLVLIPLRHDQGVNCRQIALELNAGIEVERNEEGCFGREEVCKAVWMVMGNEEKGAGIRLRVMELRGVIALNRERQQAYMEELVSHMKTFCFLA from the exons ATGACGATGATTCATTATAAACTAGATTCATTCCCGAATGCAATGTATGGGAGAAGAGACGCAACTTCAGGTAGTGATGCTGCCGTGGTTAGCACAAG AGCTCGCTTGCAGGACGAACCCATCCACCTGCTGGAGTTACAGTTGCCGTCTGTAGACGGACTTCCCCCTGGCGTCGAATGCACAGTAGACATTAAACCAGAATCGGCCCATCTCCTTCACAGCGCATCCAATCAACTGGACAAGCCCTTTGAGAGTCTTTTGCGGCGCCTTTCGCCAAATTTATTGGTATACGACTTCATAGCGCCGTGGGCTGCGACCGTCGCCTCCCAGGTGAAAATCCCAAGCTTTGCCTTCTCCGTCTACAGTCCGGCGGCATTCGCTTATCTTCTGGACCATTGCAAGCGGGCAGGGAGCATCAGGGACCTGAAGGCGGAGGATTTGATGCCGCCCCCAAGCGGCTATCCCCAACCTATCATCTCCTGGAGGCTGTTGGAAGCGCGCCTCGTCTTGAGCAACTTTATTGCACTCGCCGACCGTGTGTGGGCGTGTTGTCAGCGGTCGTGTGGAATAGTGATAAAGTCTTGCTTTGAAGAGGAGGACAAGTATCTGCAATACCTAAACCATCTCACTGGAAAGCCAGTGATATCCATTGGGCCATTAATGATGCCTGAAGCTAGCGCGGCAAGGGAGGATACGTCCGGTGATTACCAGGTACAGTGGCTTGATAAGCAACGGCCCTCGTCGGTGCTGTTTGTATCCTTCGGAATCGAGTCGTTTCTGTCGGCGGAGCAGATAAGTGAATTGGCGTTGGCACTGGAGGACATCGGGTTGCCCTTTCTCTGGTCTTTACGATCTTCCGATGGGACGTCCTCCGCGTTGTCGTTGTTGCCCGAGGGTTTTGAAGTCCGGACACGTGACCGGGGGCTGGTCGTTGGCGGGTGGGTGCCTCAGGTGAGTATCGTTTCGCACCGTTCCGTGGGAAGCTATGTGATCCAAGGCGGGTGGAGCTCGGTGATGGAATCGTGGCTCTACTCGGGGTTACCGCTGGTGTTGATTCCGTTGAGGCATGACCAGGGGGTTAACTGTCGACAGATTGCGCTGGAATTGAATGCGGGAATTGAAGTGGAGAGGAATGAGGAGGGGTGTTTTGGCAGGGAGGAGGTGTGTAAGGCAGTTTGGATGGTGATGGGTAATGAAGAGAAAGGGGCGGGGATTCGATTGAGGGTGATGGAGCTCCGTGGTGTTATAGCCCTCAACAGAGAACGTCAACAGGCGTATATGGAAGAGCTAGTTAGCCACATGAAGACGTTTTGTTTTCTCGCGTAA